The Candidatus Nanohalovita haloferacivicina region TCATCTGATTCTTCTTCAGATTCAGTGTCTTCTTCGGCCTCTTCATCTTCAGTTTCTTCGTCTTCTGCTTCCTCTATTTCTTCTTCGATTTCTTCGAGGTCTTCTTCGCTGATGTCTGCTGCCTGGCCTCCGCCCTGCATTTGCTGCATCATTGCGTTTTCTTCTTCCTGTTCTTCCTCAAGTTCTTCAAGTGTTTCTTCGTCGACTTCAATTGCTTCTGTGTCTTCGACGTCGTATGCTTCGATTCTTGAGATGTCTTCGAGGTTGAGTGCCTGGATCTGGAGGTTTGATGGCTGTAGTGTTTTTTCTCTTGAGGTTCCGTCTGTACGGTTGTTTTCTACTCCTCTGACTGTTACTGTTGTGTTGTCTCTGTCAATTCCGCTGATAACTCCTGATTTTCCTTTGTCGTCTCCTCTCATTACTTCTACTCTGTCTCCAACCTTGAGGTTGAGATTTCTGGTATCCAGTTCGTCTCTTAGTGCTGGTGCCAGATTAGCGGAAACTAGTTTGTCTTTTACGTGCTGTGGTGCGTTTCTTCTGTATTTTCTCTGTTTTGAAGGTTGCTTGCTTGAGTTCCAGCTTCTGCTCCAGTTCTTGTTATCTGTCATTGTTTTACACCACCTTTGATGCGATCTTCCCGATAGGGGAGTATCGCTGTACTACTTCTTTTGCGATTGGGCCTCTGGTTACTGATCCTTTCGGTAGGCCGTTTTCTTCTACTAGTACTGCTGCGTTGTCTTCGAATTTTACTCGTGTTCCTTCCGGTCTTTCGAATTCCTGTCTTTGTCTGACAACTACTGCTTCGAATATTTCGTGTTTTGTTTCCTCGTCTCCTTTGAGGACTCTTACGATTACTTTATCTGCGATTCCTGCGGAGTTTCTTCTGCTTCTTCGGCCTTTCTGGCTTTTAACACCGATAATCTTCAGTTTTTTGGCTCCGGAGTTGTCTGCGCATGTTAGTTCTGCGCCCTGGTCAAGGCCTCTTGTAATACTTGCTCCTAGTGGCTTCATTGGTTTATTCCTCTTGTTTGTCGGTTATTTTTTCCATTATTACATGGCTCTTGGTTTTACTGATTGGCTTGGTCTCTCCGACCTTTACTGTGTCGCCTTCTTCTATTTCCATGTCTTCTGGGACGTGGACAGTTATCTTTGTGTTTCTTCTTTCTTTTCTTTCGTATTTCGGAATTTCCTGTGTGTGTTCCCATCTTACAGTTGCGGATTTCTGCATTTTTGTGGATTCTACTGTTCCTGTAAATACTCCGCCTCTGATTGGGTATTCGCTGGATTCATTTGTTTCAGTCAAGCCTTGTTCACCTTTGGTTGTTTGTCTTAGTTTGTTTCGTTCTGATTGAAGTTCTATAACCGCTAGAAATTATTGGACTCGGAGAGTCTGCAGCAAAAACGCTCACTACAAGTGGGTTTTTAGGGCAGACCACCGAAAGTATCGAATCAATCAAGATTCGACTTCCAGCGGTTGATCAGAACCTCAATCAAGTTTTGAGGTTCGTAAGAACACATTCAAAGACAAACTTTAAAAGGGTGTTTTGATTAGGTAGGCACAGTTTGGTGGAAGGCCTTTACTACCATTTTTCGGGCAGTTTCATGCCTGTTCTTTCCTCAGGCCTTTTGTTGATTAGCTGGCCTTTTACCGATACTTTTTCTCCCGCGGGTATTTGGAAGAGGAATGTGCAGTTCTTTTTCTCCACCCACTTATCATTGATTCTGAGCATGGACTTGGTTTCGTCCATTACCTCTCCTTTGAGGCCTTCTAGTGATTCATCTGTAGATTCTGTTACCTCTACTTGTAGGCCTATGAGTTCATGTTTTGGGAGGTTTTCTGGTGTGATTGGCATAGTGGTTTCAGTGTTAGAGACTTTCTATTTCCTGATTTTCGGGGTTAATTCTGAGTTTTCCTCCGATGGGTAGAGGGATTTTCGGATGTGTATGGCCAAAGTCGATATCGAATACTGCTGGTGTTTCTGGACAGTAGTTTTTGATTTCTTGTTTTATGGCCTCTTTCTGCTTTTTATGGTATTCTCTCTTATCTTCGACTGTTTTCTCTTCACTCATTAGTTGTGCTCTCATAGGTCTTCCTACAAGTATAGCTGAGAACTTCTGTAGGATACCTCGCTCTCCCATAACCATTAATCGTCTTTTTACATCTACGATGGCTGGGTGTTCTTCTGATGTTTCTAGAACAAGCACGTTACCTTCCAACCTGTCTTGGTCCGGCATATATCTGTCTGCTGCCATGAATTCTGGTATTACGCCGAGACATCCGCCCCATATTCTTCCCTCTACCGTTTCTCCATTGAAATTCCAGTATTCCCATTCAGGAGCATTGTATCTTTCTCTTCCATCTTCAAGCTCTTCCTTGAATAAATCAAAATAGTCATCAGTAAACATTTTCGAGGATTCTAGATCTCCTAACTGTTCCTGGAAAAAGGCTTTTTCTAGGTAGCTGTACGTATATTCTCCTATTTCTCCCTCTGCAAGCAAGTCATCCAAGATCTGGCCTCCATAGAAACTCTGTATTCCGAGATTTGATAGATATAGGTGAAGATTAGTGTTGTCGCTTATGCCATAGAATCTTGTCGGATTTTCTTTCAATCTCTCCGGTTCCAAGTACTTGAGCATTCTCAGTTGTTCTGTGCCTCCTGTAAGAGCGATCACTCCTCTTATTTGAGGGTCTTCGAAGGCCTGCATGAACTCTTCTGCTTTCTGTCTCGGATTATCGTTAAGGTAGTCTGTCGACTTTTCCGCAGTGGGATATACCTCTGACTTGAGGCCAAATCTTTGTTCAAGCCTGTCAACACCTTTTCTTAAGACTTCAGGAAACTCCTGTACGCCGTTAGAGGTTGCGATTATAGCTACTTTATCTCCTTTTTCTAGAGACTGAGGAAGGTTATACTCCGGCATAGAGAAGAGTTTATGGAGAAAGTAAAAAAGAATATGTGAGAGAATGTCCAGAGAAAATGTTATCTCTGGATTTCGATGTTTTCTCGGTCGAACCCTTGGTCAGCTAGGACGTCTTCGATTCGACGTGTGTGGTCTCCCTGGAGTTCGATGTGGCCGTCTTTGACTGTTCCTCCGCATGCAAGTTTGGACTTGAGTTTGGAGGATAGGTCGTCGAGGTTGATGTCTTCTCCAAGGCCTTCGACTACTGTTACTTCTTTGCCGAAGCTTCTTGTGTCGATCTTTACTGTGATTTTTTGCTCTGATCGAGCTAGTTGGTCGGTTACGTCGAGTTCGTCTGGTAGTCCGCTGTTGGGATTGAGATCTGACATTATTATCTTATTGGCGTTCGTTGAGAACTGTTTTGATACGTGCGATGGTTTTCTTCATTTCTCCGAGTCGGCCTGGGTTGTCTGCGAATCCTCCGACTTCGATTTGACCTCTTTCCTGTACTAGTTCTTTTTGCAGGTCTGTGAGGTCTTGTTTGAGTTCGTCTGCGTCTTTTTCTCGGAGTTCAGAGATTGAAAGTTCTGACACGGTTAATCACTTCTTTTTTCTCCTTTTATTTATTGCTGGCCTTCAAGCCAGTCAATAAATGTTGTTCGGTTTTTGTTTGCTTGTTCTGCCTGTAGGATTGCTCCGTAGTCAGGATCTTCCATTTCAGAGATTGCGTCTTTTGCGTCGCTGATTGTGCCTGAGACTATTTCTTCTACATCTGTCTCTGTTTCCTGTGTTTCTTCCTGTTCCTCTGCTTCTTCTTGATCTGATTCCTGTTCGGATTCAGTGTCAGATTCTTCAGGTTCTTCTTCAGTTGTTTCTTCGTCTTCTTCTGTTTCTGGTTCTGTTACTTCTTCTGGTTCTTCGTCTCTGGCTTCGAATGCGTCTCTGACTTCTTGTTTGGAGATGTCGCTTGTTTCGAATTCTTCTCCTTTCTCTTCGATTGCTCTTTCTAGTTCTGAGGAGGTCATGCTTTCTGCTTCGATAAGGACTTTTTCGATTCTGTCAGCTTTGTTTTCTGCTTCTTCTGTTACTTCTGATTCATGTAGAATCTTTTCGCTGACGTCTACGTCTCTGTGCATGAAGTCTGGCATTTCCTTCATCATGCGGACTTTGACTCCGATTGCTCCTGGCTTTGTTCGGGCCAGTGAGTATCCTTTGTCGACGTTTTCTTTGGATGTGTTTCCGCATCTCTTTACGTATCCGAATGAGAATTTCTCGGTTCTTCCACGGTTTCCGGAGAGCTTTCCTGTGATTTCTACTTCTGCTCCGATGACTCCTGCTTCTTTCATGCGTCTGATGTAGGTGTATCCTACACGTTTGGCGTGGCCGCCTTTTTCAAGCCAGTTTGCGATGCTCTTTGCTACTACTTCTGCATCTGCATCAGCGTTCTCGATTTCGTTGACTTCGATCTGTGGATTGTCGAAGTCGAATTCTTCTTCGAGATCTGCTGTGAGTTCCTTGATTC contains the following coding sequences:
- the rplX gene encoding 50S ribosomal protein L24; this translates as MTDNKNWSRSWNSSKQPSKQRKYRRNAPQHVKDKLVSANLAPALRDELDTRNLNLKVGDRVEVMRGDDKGKSGVISGIDRDNTTVTVRGVENNRTDGTSREKTLQPSNLQIQALNLEDISRIEAYDVEDTEAIEVDEETLEELEEEQEEENAMMQQMQGGGQAADISEEDLEEIEEEIEEAEDEETEDEEAEEDTESEEESDEEEENSETEETDEESEEKGDQ
- the rpmC gene encoding 50S ribosomal protein L29 is translated as MSELSISELREKDADELKQDLTDLQKELVQERGQIEVGGFADNPGRLGEMKKTIARIKTVLNERQ
- a CDS encoding uL14 family ribosomal protein, which translates into the protein MKPLGASITRGLDQGAELTCADNSGAKKLKIIGVKSQKGRRSRRNSAGIADKVIVRVLKGDEETKHEIFEAVVVRQRQEFERPEGTRVKFEDNAAVLVEENGLPKGSVTRGPIAKEVVQRYSPIGKIASKVV
- a CDS encoding 30S ribosomal protein S3, whose amino-acid sequence is MQEKKFIQKGARKVRLHEFLEEELEGAGYSHADLVRTPTSAKIVIYAQRPGLVIGRGGSRIKELTADLEEEFDFDNPQIEVNEIENADADAEVVAKSIANWLEKGGHAKRVGYTYIRRMKEAGVIGAEVEITGKLSGNRGRTEKFSFGYVKRCGNTSKENVDKGYSLARTKPGAIGVKVRMMKEMPDFMHRDVDVSEKILHESEVTEEAENKADRIEKVLIEAESMTSSELERAIEEKGEEFETSDISKQEVRDAFEARDEEPEEVTEPETEEDEETTEEEPEESDTESEQESDQEEAEEQEETQETETDVEEIVSGTISDAKDAISEMEDPDYGAILQAEQANKNRTTFIDWLEGQQ
- a CDS encoding ribonuclease P protein component 1, translated to MPITPENLPKHELIGLQVEVTESTDESLEGLKGEVMDETKSMLRINDKWVEKKNCTFLFQIPAGEKVSVKGQLINKRPEERTGMKLPEKW
- a CDS encoding translation initiation factor; this translates as MSDLNPNSGLPDELDVTDQLARSEQKITVKIDTRSFGKEVTVVEGLGEDINLDDLSSKLKSKLACGGTVKDGHIELQGDHTRRIEDVLADQGFDRENIEIQR
- the rpsQ gene encoding 30S ribosomal protein S17, with protein sequence MTETNESSEYPIRGGVFTGTVESTKMQKSATVRWEHTQEIPKYERKERRNTKITVHVPEDMEIEEGDTVKVGETKPISKTKSHVIMEKITDKQEE
- a CDS encoding S66 family peptidase — protein: MPEYNLPQSLEKGDKVAIIATSNGVQEFPEVLRKGVDRLEQRFGLKSEVYPTAEKSTDYLNDNPRQKAEEFMQAFEDPQIRGVIALTGGTEQLRMLKYLEPERLKENPTRFYGISDNTNLHLYLSNLGIQSFYGGQILDDLLAEGEIGEYTYSYLEKAFFQEQLGDLESSKMFTDDYFDLFKEELEDGRERYNAPEWEYWNFNGETVEGRIWGGCLGVIPEFMAADRYMPDQDRLEGNVLVLETSEEHPAIVDVKRRLMVMGERGILQKFSAILVGRPMRAQLMSEEKTVEDKREYHKKQKEAIKQEIKNYCPETPAVFDIDFGHTHPKIPLPIGGKLRINPENQEIESL